One genomic window of Hemiscyllium ocellatum isolate sHemOce1 chromosome 25, sHemOce1.pat.X.cur, whole genome shotgun sequence includes the following:
- the si:dkey-21c1.1 gene encoding protein FAM104A — translation MLSDGRKRRRNCNNEENHSVPPPKRLSNSTLLQDLPRDSWDCESSSSDSSSIVSSPDRPNGHLPAEANTKSGNSSTTLPFSDSNEQSAQGPYFQINQILREAHFYSLHQRGHQT, via the exons ATGTTATCTGACGGCAG GAAGCGGCGACGGAACTGTAACAATGAAGAAAACCATTCTGTCCCACCACCGAAACGTCTCAGCAACAGTACATTGTTGCAGGATCTACCAAGAGACAGCTGGGACTGTGAG TCCTCAAGCAGTGACAGCAGCAGTATAGTCAGTAGTCCTGACAGACCGAATGGACACTTACCAGCTGAAGCCAATACTAAATCAGGCAACAGCTCGACTACGCTTCCGTTTTCTGATTCGAACGAACAGTCTGCACAAGGCCCGTACTTTCAAATCAATCAGATCCTGAGGGAGGCACACTTCTATAGCTTACATCAGCGTGGACACCAAACGTGA